In Crassostrea angulata isolate pt1a10 chromosome 4, ASM2561291v2, whole genome shotgun sequence, one genomic interval encodes:
- the LOC128181792 gene encoding uncharacterized protein LOC128181792 isoform X1 has protein sequence MDYGVSRRHTAVERFSEVCREVLTEPERRGLYKLLNDYYKRRRVERLIPGLFKVIREENRMEVIHVLRRLVPVAHLQEFDRQTRQRQARGQLKTFFWEEEDDGIGTTVSFSSESESEEDWERGEIRDVTLLRDGATQGLGFSIRGGSEHALGVYVSEVIPDSPADRGGLEVGDRILAVDGVSLKDKPSSIVERLLTRGPEVTMTLKWTGHLPKWRLVKEKTAWFDHERKTVVCGEFEKCGSVHYIKGLDMDVPERRVTLVNNGVLGMNIRGGSEFGLGIYVSSLDPGGQAESQGVKVGDQIAEVNGVNFDDVTHAKAIEVLTNQDHIIITLRDVGRYPAFKEVYGKYSWTKGNLRSGTRKHTGLHVKVPVEVLSQRSRDTISDSAVNGGLPLQSEIYLPSASQGSSKEKISIHTDSDVDDLEFVNLEMWKHAEVFQNPAFNPDIRKNGYTSSNYDDESATDDGSGVKGEYSMDLNRMGMEEFELTDMRNKRVTLMETNSETRFQTTPSPQTDDAIHIVKPSSRHIVMAEVNREEVIYVSERSHGSDTCSLNLSCSPETRRYTAWSDDDEKSNLSGDGETVSPASTRRSHMEDSDWGSGVNSPELTNKYNVHNMSPSPVSSIILHDVSNHESHVEDEAEVKEEMESAHASPIHQDVSVNRQESTGFIVYDEEDVMRSFDRQISDLEERYSGFENNEDSAKEDSMSFSTQDVLIDESELSILQVETHGNSTAKSKRHSVSFELTDTEDKTGEDDDVDVGRARQTDRHTDGGTSPMTEISGSPRVPKFSAKAFSKDPTSRSRALGNWKILRDKVKGSLRIKPLSRKGLEERLKEVSKEQDQSGRSVVSSTKFHKTTVSSNSIKTLEEAAKRFLDSGELSSMLAQIRKYHETHDLDRLLEVLLAMLDTPEKILLLREIRSVIYPVDIYRFELSVSRYETEAYEKLSTKLHLYLNHEKDRKPRKHLLHTETDAIPEMGYAIDEHGHFYVKSVEQFSREQEMKRTVVEALSGARDSYRQTVTPKQIDTSRGDSGLGSGTASILEDTRSDIGSLASFDLSARKTITANISKNKQNLGLCVSGGIESRVQPEIKVEQVLEGGAAADEPAIQPGLVILSIDGQSMVGVRHTVAVDALRSSFSNKRRVNMTLVLLNPDT, from the exons ATGGATTACGGTGTTTCGCGGCGGCACACCGCGGTGGAGAGGTTCAGTGAGGTGTGTCGGGAGGTGTTAACTGAGCCGGAGCGCCGGGGTCTGTACAAACTCCTTAATGACTACTACAAGCGGCGGAGGGTGGAACGCCTCATCCCCGGACTCTTCAAGGTCATTCGGGAGGAGAACCGCATGGAGGTCATCCATGTTCTCCGTCGTCTGGTTCCGGTCGCGCACCTGCAAGAGTTTGACCGACAGACGCGCCAGAGACAGGCTAGGGGTCAGCTCAAAACCTTTTTCTGGGAAGAAGAGGATGACGGGATAGGCACCACGGTCAGCTTCAGCAGTG AGAGTGAATCGGAAGAAGACTGGGAGCGCGGGGAAATCCGTGACGTCACGTTACTGAGGGACGGAGCTACACAGGGCCTAGGATTCAGCATCAGGGGCGGGTCAGAGCATGCGCTAGGGGTGTACGTCAGCGAGGTCATTCCCGACTCTCCGGCAG ATCGCGGTGGGCTGGAGGTGGGGGACAGGATCCTGGCCGTGGACGGGGTCAGTCTGAAGGACAAACCCAGCAGCATTGTGGAAAGGCTGCTGACCCGCGGACCAGAGGTCACTATGACATTGAAATGGACCGGGCACCTGCCAAAATGGCGACTGGTTAAAGAAAAAACAGCATG GTTTGACCATGAGAGAAAAACAGTGGTGTGCGGAGAGTTTGAAAAATGCGGCTCTGTTCACTACATCAAAGGTTTAGACATGGATGTCCCCGAGAGACGAGTGACCCTGGTCAATAACGGAGTACTGGGGATGAACATCAGGGGTGGGTCAGAGTTTGGTCTGGGAATCTATGTGTCAAG CCTTGACCCAGGGGGACAGGCAGAGAGTCAGGGAGTGAAGGTCGGAGACCAGATTGCAGAGGTCAATGGTGTAAATTTCGATGACGTCACACACGCCAAGGCAATCGAAGTCCTCACAAACCAGGATCACATTATCATTACGTTAAGA GACGTCGGACGTTATCCAGCGTTTAAAGAAGTGTATGGGAAATATTCCTGGACCAAGGGAAACCTTAGATCTGGAA CCCGCAAACACACAGGACTCCATGTAAAGGTTCCGGTGGAGGTTCTGTCACAGCGATCACGTGATACTATCTCTGATAGCGCTGTCAATGGCGGACTTCCGCTTCAATCAGAAATTTACCTTCCGAGCGCAAGCCAGGGATCGAGTAAAGAAAAGATATCTATTCACACTGACAGCGACGTGGACGATTTAGAATTTGTAAACTTAGAAATGTGGAAACATGCTGAAGTGTTCCAAAATCCTGCCTTCAACCCAGATATCCGAAAGAACGGATATACTTCCAGTAACTATGACGATGAATCGGCTACGGATGATGGCTCTGGGGTAAAAGGAGAATATAGTATGGACCTGAATAGAATGGGGATGGAGGAATTTGAATTAACCGACATGAGAAACAAACGAGTGACTTTAATGGAAACAAACAGTGAAACAAGGTTCCAGACAACACCAAGCCCCCAAACTGATGACGCAATACATATTGTCAAGCCATCATCGCGCCATATTGTAATGGCTGAGGTTAACAGAGAGGAAGTGATTTATGTGTCAGAAAGGTCACACGGCTCAGACACCTGCTCACTGAACTTGAGCTGCTCACCGGAAACTCGACGTTACACTGCCTGGTCCGACGACGACGAAAAATCCAACCTTTCTGGGGACGGCGAGACCGTCAGCCCGGCATCTACACGGAGGAGTCACATGGAGGACTCGGACTGGGGGTCGGGAGTGAATAGCCCGGAACTCACCAATAAGTATAACGTTCACAACATGTCACCGTCACCCGTGTCCAGCATCATTTTACATGACGTCAGCAACCACGAGAGCCACGTCGAGGACGAGGCTGAAGTGAAGGAAGAGATGGAGAGCGCACACGCATCTCCAATTCATCAGGACGTCTCTGTTAACAGACAAGAAAGTACTGGTTTTATAGTGTATGACGAGGAAGATGTCATGAGAAGTTTTGACAGACAAATAAGTGATTTGGAAGAGAGATATTCCGGTTTCGAAAATAATGAGGATTCTGCAAAAGAAGACTCCATGAGCTTTTCAACGCAAGATGTACTTATAGATGAAAGCGAACTGTCAATTTTGCAGGTAGAAACGCATGGTAACTCTACCGCGAAATCCAAGCGCCATTCAGTATCATTTGAACTAACCGATACAGAAGATAAAACTGGAGAAGATGACGATGTCGATGTTGGACGAGCACGGCAGACAGATAGACACACGGACGGAGGGACATCGCCGATGACAGAGATCTCAGGAAGCCCGAGGGTACCAAAGTTTTCAGCCAAAGCCTTCAGTAAAG ATCCCACTTCAAGAAGCCGTGCTCTTGGAAACTGGAAGATTCTAAGAGACAAAGTAAAGGGGAGTCTACGGATCAAGCCCCTCTCAC GCAAAGGGTTGGAGGAAAGATTAAAAG agGTGTCAAAAGAACAGGATCAGTCGGGGAGGAGTGTAGTATCCTCCACAAAGTTCCACAAAACCACTGTCTCCTCCAACAGCATCAAAACATTGGAGGAAGCGGCCAAGAGGTTCCTGGATTCCGGAGAGTTGTCCAGCATGCTGGCACAGATCAGGAAG TACCATGAGACCCACGACCTGGACAGGTTACTTGAAGTCTTGCTGGCGATGCTGGATACCCCCGAAAAAATCCTGCTTCTTAGAGAAATCAG ATCTGTCATCTACCCAGTGGACATCTACAGGTTCGAGCTCTCCGTCAGTCGGTACGAAACCGAGGCTTACGAGAAGCTGTCCACCAAACTACACCTGTACCTGAACCACGAGAAGGACAGGAAACCCAGGAAACACCTGCTGCACACCGAGACAG ACGCCATTCCGGAAATGGGTTACGCAATCG ATGAGCACGGTCATTTCTACGTGAAGTCGGTGGAGCAGTTTTCCCGGGAGCAGGAGATGAAGAGGACCGTAGTGGAGGCACTGTCTGGAGCCAGGGACAGCTACAGACAGACAGTCACACCCAAACAGATTGACACATCCAGGGGAGATTCCGGACTGGGCAGTGGGACAGCCTCGATCCTGGAGGACACTAG AAGCGACATTGGTTCCTTAGCGTCATTTGATTTATCAGCACGAAAAACAATAACAGCcaatatttctaaaaacaaaCAGAATCTAG GATTGTGTGTGTCTGGGGGGATAGAGAGCAGGGTACAGCCAGAGATCAAGGTGGAACAGGTGTTGGAGGGCGGGGCGGCGGCGGATGAACCGGCGATACAG CCGGGGCTGGTGATCCTATCCATTGACGGACAGTCCATGGTGGGAGTGAGACACACGGTGGCCGTGGACGCCCTCAGGTCGTCCTTCAGCAACAAGCGGAGGGTCAACATGACGCTGGTCCTACTAAACCCCGACACGTGA
- the LOC128181792 gene encoding uncharacterized protein LOC128181792 isoform X3 encodes MTLKWTGHLPKWRLVKEKTAWFDHERKTVVCGEFEKCGSVHYIKGLDMDVPERRVTLVNNGVLGMNIRGGSEFGLGIYVSSLDPGGQAESQGVKVGDQIAEVNGVNFDDVTHAKAIEVLTNQDHIIITLRDVGRYPAFKEVYGKYSWTKGNLRSGTRKHTGLHVKVPVEVLSQRSRDTISDSAVNGGLPLQSEIYLPSASQGSSKEKISIHTDSDVDDLEFVNLEMWKHAEVFQNPAFNPDIRKNGYTSSNYDDESATDDGSGVKGEYSMDLNRMGMEEFELTDMRNKRVTLMETNSETRFQTTPSPQTDDAIHIVKPSSRHIVMAEVNREEVIYVSERSHGSDTCSLNLSCSPETRRYTAWSDDDEKSNLSGDGETVSPASTRRSHMEDSDWGSGVNSPELTNKYNVHNMSPSPVSSIILHDVSNHESHVEDEAEVKEEMESAHASPIHQDVSVNRQESTGFIVYDEEDVMRSFDRQISDLEERYSGFENNEDSAKEDSMSFSTQDVLIDESELSILQVETHGNSTAKSKRHSVSFELTDTEDKTGEDDDVDVGRARQTDRHTDGGTSPMTEISGSPRVPKFSAKAFSKDPTSRSRALGNWKILRDKVKGSLRIKPLSRKGLEERLKEVSKEQDQSGRSVVSSTKFHKTTVSSNSIKTLEEAAKRFLDSGELSSMLAQIRKYHETHDLDRLLEVLLAMLDTPEKILLLREIRSVIYPVDIYRFELSVSRYETEAYEKLSTKLHLYLNHEKDRKPRKHLLHTETDAIPEMGYAIDEHGHFYVKSVEQFSREQEMKRTVVEALSGARDSYRQTVTPKQIDTSRGDSGLGSGTASILEDTRSDIGSLASFDLSARKTITANISKNKQNLGLCVSGGIESRVQPEIKVEQVLEGGAAADEPAIQPGLVILSIDGQSMVGVRHTVAVDALRSSFSNKRRVNMTLVLLNPDT; translated from the exons ATGACATTGAAATGGACCGGGCACCTGCCAAAATGGCGACTGGTTAAAGAAAAAACAGCATG GTTTGACCATGAGAGAAAAACAGTGGTGTGCGGAGAGTTTGAAAAATGCGGCTCTGTTCACTACATCAAAGGTTTAGACATGGATGTCCCCGAGAGACGAGTGACCCTGGTCAATAACGGAGTACTGGGGATGAACATCAGGGGTGGGTCAGAGTTTGGTCTGGGAATCTATGTGTCAAG CCTTGACCCAGGGGGACAGGCAGAGAGTCAGGGAGTGAAGGTCGGAGACCAGATTGCAGAGGTCAATGGTGTAAATTTCGATGACGTCACACACGCCAAGGCAATCGAAGTCCTCACAAACCAGGATCACATTATCATTACGTTAAGA GACGTCGGACGTTATCCAGCGTTTAAAGAAGTGTATGGGAAATATTCCTGGACCAAGGGAAACCTTAGATCTGGAA CCCGCAAACACACAGGACTCCATGTAAAGGTTCCGGTGGAGGTTCTGTCACAGCGATCACGTGATACTATCTCTGATAGCGCTGTCAATGGCGGACTTCCGCTTCAATCAGAAATTTACCTTCCGAGCGCAAGCCAGGGATCGAGTAAAGAAAAGATATCTATTCACACTGACAGCGACGTGGACGATTTAGAATTTGTAAACTTAGAAATGTGGAAACATGCTGAAGTGTTCCAAAATCCTGCCTTCAACCCAGATATCCGAAAGAACGGATATACTTCCAGTAACTATGACGATGAATCGGCTACGGATGATGGCTCTGGGGTAAAAGGAGAATATAGTATGGACCTGAATAGAATGGGGATGGAGGAATTTGAATTAACCGACATGAGAAACAAACGAGTGACTTTAATGGAAACAAACAGTGAAACAAGGTTCCAGACAACACCAAGCCCCCAAACTGATGACGCAATACATATTGTCAAGCCATCATCGCGCCATATTGTAATGGCTGAGGTTAACAGAGAGGAAGTGATTTATGTGTCAGAAAGGTCACACGGCTCAGACACCTGCTCACTGAACTTGAGCTGCTCACCGGAAACTCGACGTTACACTGCCTGGTCCGACGACGACGAAAAATCCAACCTTTCTGGGGACGGCGAGACCGTCAGCCCGGCATCTACACGGAGGAGTCACATGGAGGACTCGGACTGGGGGTCGGGAGTGAATAGCCCGGAACTCACCAATAAGTATAACGTTCACAACATGTCACCGTCACCCGTGTCCAGCATCATTTTACATGACGTCAGCAACCACGAGAGCCACGTCGAGGACGAGGCTGAAGTGAAGGAAGAGATGGAGAGCGCACACGCATCTCCAATTCATCAGGACGTCTCTGTTAACAGACAAGAAAGTACTGGTTTTATAGTGTATGACGAGGAAGATGTCATGAGAAGTTTTGACAGACAAATAAGTGATTTGGAAGAGAGATATTCCGGTTTCGAAAATAATGAGGATTCTGCAAAAGAAGACTCCATGAGCTTTTCAACGCAAGATGTACTTATAGATGAAAGCGAACTGTCAATTTTGCAGGTAGAAACGCATGGTAACTCTACCGCGAAATCCAAGCGCCATTCAGTATCATTTGAACTAACCGATACAGAAGATAAAACTGGAGAAGATGACGATGTCGATGTTGGACGAGCACGGCAGACAGATAGACACACGGACGGAGGGACATCGCCGATGACAGAGATCTCAGGAAGCCCGAGGGTACCAAAGTTTTCAGCCAAAGCCTTCAGTAAAG ATCCCACTTCAAGAAGCCGTGCTCTTGGAAACTGGAAGATTCTAAGAGACAAAGTAAAGGGGAGTCTACGGATCAAGCCCCTCTCAC GCAAAGGGTTGGAGGAAAGATTAAAAG agGTGTCAAAAGAACAGGATCAGTCGGGGAGGAGTGTAGTATCCTCCACAAAGTTCCACAAAACCACTGTCTCCTCCAACAGCATCAAAACATTGGAGGAAGCGGCCAAGAGGTTCCTGGATTCCGGAGAGTTGTCCAGCATGCTGGCACAGATCAGGAAG TACCATGAGACCCACGACCTGGACAGGTTACTTGAAGTCTTGCTGGCGATGCTGGATACCCCCGAAAAAATCCTGCTTCTTAGAGAAATCAG ATCTGTCATCTACCCAGTGGACATCTACAGGTTCGAGCTCTCCGTCAGTCGGTACGAAACCGAGGCTTACGAGAAGCTGTCCACCAAACTACACCTGTACCTGAACCACGAGAAGGACAGGAAACCCAGGAAACACCTGCTGCACACCGAGACAG ACGCCATTCCGGAAATGGGTTACGCAATCG ATGAGCACGGTCATTTCTACGTGAAGTCGGTGGAGCAGTTTTCCCGGGAGCAGGAGATGAAGAGGACCGTAGTGGAGGCACTGTCTGGAGCCAGGGACAGCTACAGACAGACAGTCACACCCAAACAGATTGACACATCCAGGGGAGATTCCGGACTGGGCAGTGGGACAGCCTCGATCCTGGAGGACACTAG AAGCGACATTGGTTCCTTAGCGTCATTTGATTTATCAGCACGAAAAACAATAACAGCcaatatttctaaaaacaaaCAGAATCTAG GATTGTGTGTGTCTGGGGGGATAGAGAGCAGGGTACAGCCAGAGATCAAGGTGGAACAGGTGTTGGAGGGCGGGGCGGCGGCGGATGAACCGGCGATACAG CCGGGGCTGGTGATCCTATCCATTGACGGACAGTCCATGGTGGGAGTGAGACACACGGTGGCCGTGGACGCCCTCAGGTCGTCCTTCAGCAACAAGCGGAGGGTCAACATGACGCTGGTCCTACTAAACCCCGACACGTGA
- the LOC128181792 gene encoding uncharacterized protein LOC128181792 isoform X2 codes for MDYGVSRRHTAVERFSEVCREVLTEPERRGLYKLLNDYYKRRRVERLIPGLFKVIREENRMEVIHVLRRLVPVAHLQEFDRQTRQRQARGQLKTFFWEEEDDGIGTTVSFSSESESEEDWERGEIRDVTLLRDGATQGLGFSIRGGSEHALGVYVSEVIPDSPADRGGLEVGDRILAVDGVSLKDKPSSIVERLLTRGPEVTMTLKWTGHLPKWRLVKEKTAWFDHERKTVVCGEFEKCGSVHYIKGLDMDVPERRVTLVNNGVLGMNIRGGSEFGLGIYVSSLDPGGQAESQGVKVGDQIAEVNGVNFDDVTHAKAIEVLTNQDHIIITLRDVGRYPAFKEVYGKYSWTKGNLRSGTRKHTGLHVKVPVEVLSQRSRDTISDSAVNGGLPLQSEIYLPSASQGSSKEKISIHTDSDVDDLEFVNLEMWKHAEVFQNPAFNPDIRKNGYTSSNYDDESATDDGSGVKGEYSMDLNRMGMEEFELTDMRNKRVTLMETNSETRFQTTPSPQTDDAIHIVKPSSRHIVMAEVNREEVIYVSERSHGSDTCSLNLSCSPETRRYTAWSDDDEKSNLSGDGETVSPASTRRSHMEDSDWGSGVNSPELTNKYNVHNMSPSPVSSIILHDVSNHESHVEDEAEVKEEMESAHASPIHQDVSVNRQESTGFIVYDEEDVMRSFDRQISDLEERYSGFENNEDSAKEDSMSFSTQDVLIDESELSILQVETHGNSTAKSKRHSVSFELTDTEDKTGEDDDVDVGRARQTDRHTDGGTSPMTEISGSPRVPKFSAKAFSKDPTSRSRALGNWKILRDKVKGSLRIKPLSRKGLEERLKEVSKEQDQSGRSVVSSTKFHKTTVSSNSIKTLEEAAKRFLDSGELSSMLAQIRKYHETHDLDRLLEVLLAMLDTPEKILLLREIRSVIYPVDIYRFELSVSRYETEAYEKLSTKLHLYLNHEKDRKPRKHLLHTETDEHGHFYVKSVEQFSREQEMKRTVVEALSGARDSYRQTVTPKQIDTSRGDSGLGSGTASILEDTRSDIGSLASFDLSARKTITANISKNKQNLGLCVSGGIESRVQPEIKVEQVLEGGAAADEPAIQPGLVILSIDGQSMVGVRHTVAVDALRSSFSNKRRVNMTLVLLNPDT; via the exons ATGGATTACGGTGTTTCGCGGCGGCACACCGCGGTGGAGAGGTTCAGTGAGGTGTGTCGGGAGGTGTTAACTGAGCCGGAGCGCCGGGGTCTGTACAAACTCCTTAATGACTACTACAAGCGGCGGAGGGTGGAACGCCTCATCCCCGGACTCTTCAAGGTCATTCGGGAGGAGAACCGCATGGAGGTCATCCATGTTCTCCGTCGTCTGGTTCCGGTCGCGCACCTGCAAGAGTTTGACCGACAGACGCGCCAGAGACAGGCTAGGGGTCAGCTCAAAACCTTTTTCTGGGAAGAAGAGGATGACGGGATAGGCACCACGGTCAGCTTCAGCAGTG AGAGTGAATCGGAAGAAGACTGGGAGCGCGGGGAAATCCGTGACGTCACGTTACTGAGGGACGGAGCTACACAGGGCCTAGGATTCAGCATCAGGGGCGGGTCAGAGCATGCGCTAGGGGTGTACGTCAGCGAGGTCATTCCCGACTCTCCGGCAG ATCGCGGTGGGCTGGAGGTGGGGGACAGGATCCTGGCCGTGGACGGGGTCAGTCTGAAGGACAAACCCAGCAGCATTGTGGAAAGGCTGCTGACCCGCGGACCAGAGGTCACTATGACATTGAAATGGACCGGGCACCTGCCAAAATGGCGACTGGTTAAAGAAAAAACAGCATG GTTTGACCATGAGAGAAAAACAGTGGTGTGCGGAGAGTTTGAAAAATGCGGCTCTGTTCACTACATCAAAGGTTTAGACATGGATGTCCCCGAGAGACGAGTGACCCTGGTCAATAACGGAGTACTGGGGATGAACATCAGGGGTGGGTCAGAGTTTGGTCTGGGAATCTATGTGTCAAG CCTTGACCCAGGGGGACAGGCAGAGAGTCAGGGAGTGAAGGTCGGAGACCAGATTGCAGAGGTCAATGGTGTAAATTTCGATGACGTCACACACGCCAAGGCAATCGAAGTCCTCACAAACCAGGATCACATTATCATTACGTTAAGA GACGTCGGACGTTATCCAGCGTTTAAAGAAGTGTATGGGAAATATTCCTGGACCAAGGGAAACCTTAGATCTGGAA CCCGCAAACACACAGGACTCCATGTAAAGGTTCCGGTGGAGGTTCTGTCACAGCGATCACGTGATACTATCTCTGATAGCGCTGTCAATGGCGGACTTCCGCTTCAATCAGAAATTTACCTTCCGAGCGCAAGCCAGGGATCGAGTAAAGAAAAGATATCTATTCACACTGACAGCGACGTGGACGATTTAGAATTTGTAAACTTAGAAATGTGGAAACATGCTGAAGTGTTCCAAAATCCTGCCTTCAACCCAGATATCCGAAAGAACGGATATACTTCCAGTAACTATGACGATGAATCGGCTACGGATGATGGCTCTGGGGTAAAAGGAGAATATAGTATGGACCTGAATAGAATGGGGATGGAGGAATTTGAATTAACCGACATGAGAAACAAACGAGTGACTTTAATGGAAACAAACAGTGAAACAAGGTTCCAGACAACACCAAGCCCCCAAACTGATGACGCAATACATATTGTCAAGCCATCATCGCGCCATATTGTAATGGCTGAGGTTAACAGAGAGGAAGTGATTTATGTGTCAGAAAGGTCACACGGCTCAGACACCTGCTCACTGAACTTGAGCTGCTCACCGGAAACTCGACGTTACACTGCCTGGTCCGACGACGACGAAAAATCCAACCTTTCTGGGGACGGCGAGACCGTCAGCCCGGCATCTACACGGAGGAGTCACATGGAGGACTCGGACTGGGGGTCGGGAGTGAATAGCCCGGAACTCACCAATAAGTATAACGTTCACAACATGTCACCGTCACCCGTGTCCAGCATCATTTTACATGACGTCAGCAACCACGAGAGCCACGTCGAGGACGAGGCTGAAGTGAAGGAAGAGATGGAGAGCGCACACGCATCTCCAATTCATCAGGACGTCTCTGTTAACAGACAAGAAAGTACTGGTTTTATAGTGTATGACGAGGAAGATGTCATGAGAAGTTTTGACAGACAAATAAGTGATTTGGAAGAGAGATATTCCGGTTTCGAAAATAATGAGGATTCTGCAAAAGAAGACTCCATGAGCTTTTCAACGCAAGATGTACTTATAGATGAAAGCGAACTGTCAATTTTGCAGGTAGAAACGCATGGTAACTCTACCGCGAAATCCAAGCGCCATTCAGTATCATTTGAACTAACCGATACAGAAGATAAAACTGGAGAAGATGACGATGTCGATGTTGGACGAGCACGGCAGACAGATAGACACACGGACGGAGGGACATCGCCGATGACAGAGATCTCAGGAAGCCCGAGGGTACCAAAGTTTTCAGCCAAAGCCTTCAGTAAAG ATCCCACTTCAAGAAGCCGTGCTCTTGGAAACTGGAAGATTCTAAGAGACAAAGTAAAGGGGAGTCTACGGATCAAGCCCCTCTCAC GCAAAGGGTTGGAGGAAAGATTAAAAG agGTGTCAAAAGAACAGGATCAGTCGGGGAGGAGTGTAGTATCCTCCACAAAGTTCCACAAAACCACTGTCTCCTCCAACAGCATCAAAACATTGGAGGAAGCGGCCAAGAGGTTCCTGGATTCCGGAGAGTTGTCCAGCATGCTGGCACAGATCAGGAAG TACCATGAGACCCACGACCTGGACAGGTTACTTGAAGTCTTGCTGGCGATGCTGGATACCCCCGAAAAAATCCTGCTTCTTAGAGAAATCAG ATCTGTCATCTACCCAGTGGACATCTACAGGTTCGAGCTCTCCGTCAGTCGGTACGAAACCGAGGCTTACGAGAAGCTGTCCACCAAACTACACCTGTACCTGAACCACGAGAAGGACAGGAAACCCAGGAAACACCTGCTGCACACCGAGACAG ATGAGCACGGTCATTTCTACGTGAAGTCGGTGGAGCAGTTTTCCCGGGAGCAGGAGATGAAGAGGACCGTAGTGGAGGCACTGTCTGGAGCCAGGGACAGCTACAGACAGACAGTCACACCCAAACAGATTGACACATCCAGGGGAGATTCCGGACTGGGCAGTGGGACAGCCTCGATCCTGGAGGACACTAG AAGCGACATTGGTTCCTTAGCGTCATTTGATTTATCAGCACGAAAAACAATAACAGCcaatatttctaaaaacaaaCAGAATCTAG GATTGTGTGTGTCTGGGGGGATAGAGAGCAGGGTACAGCCAGAGATCAAGGTGGAACAGGTGTTGGAGGGCGGGGCGGCGGCGGATGAACCGGCGATACAG CCGGGGCTGGTGATCCTATCCATTGACGGACAGTCCATGGTGGGAGTGAGACACACGGTGGCCGTGGACGCCCTCAGGTCGTCCTTCAGCAACAAGCGGAGGGTCAACATGACGCTGGTCCTACTAAACCCCGACACGTGA